One segment of Streptosporangium brasiliense DNA contains the following:
- a CDS encoding ArsR/SmtB family transcription factor, with amino-acid sequence MFEDQLDVAMLRALGHPVRLGIMRALVAAPETCACDFTEMFGVTQPTISQHLKVLREAELVSTRRRGTQICYSVRPEGVARMQELIGRLQPARLADTG; translated from the coding sequence ATGTTCGAGGACCAGTTGGATGTGGCGATGCTGCGGGCACTCGGGCACCCCGTGCGGCTGGGCATCATGCGCGCCCTGGTCGCGGCGCCCGAGACGTGCGCCTGCGACTTCACCGAGATGTTCGGCGTCACCCAGCCGACGATCAGCCAGCACCTGAAGGTGCTGCGCGAGGCCGAGCTGGTCAGCACCCGCCGCCGCGGCACGCAGATCTGTTACTCGGTGCGCCCGGAGGGCGTGGCCCGGATGCAGGAGCTGATAGGGCGGCTGCAGCCCGCGCGCCTCGCCGACACCGGCTGA
- a CDS encoding alpha/beta fold hydrolase — translation MTDFVLVAGAWLGSWAWDEVVPELRAAGHGAHPVTLSGLADRQGVPAGQQTHVQDIVDEVERRDLRDVALVGHSYSGIPVGQAAERIGDRLTRVVFVDSNVPADGESFVSGWSSDGRAAVEASIAGNKGFWAPLTAADYDGQGLTGEQIARIVDGSTPHPGATLTEPAVLARPLGELPATYVKCLLDGDKPSRDVVELLTGERWRLVEMDTGHWPMFSQPRELARILLDAATP, via the coding sequence ATGACAGACTTCGTACTGGTCGCCGGCGCGTGGCTCGGATCGTGGGCATGGGACGAGGTGGTGCCGGAGCTGCGTGCGGCCGGCCACGGCGCCCACCCGGTGACGCTGTCCGGCCTCGCCGACAGGCAGGGTGTGCCGGCCGGGCAGCAGACCCATGTCCAGGACATCGTCGACGAGGTCGAGCGCCGCGATCTGCGCGACGTCGCCCTGGTCGGGCACAGCTACTCGGGCATCCCGGTCGGTCAGGCCGCCGAGCGGATCGGCGACCGGCTGACCCGCGTGGTCTTCGTCGACTCCAACGTTCCGGCGGACGGCGAGTCGTTCGTGTCCGGCTGGTCGTCGGACGGCCGGGCGGCGGTGGAGGCCTCGATCGCCGGGAACAAGGGTTTCTGGGCGCCGTTGACCGCGGCCGACTACGACGGCCAGGGTCTCACCGGCGAGCAGATCGCCCGGATCGTGGACGGCTCGACGCCGCATCCGGGTGCCACGCTGACCGAGCCGGCCGTGCTGGCCCGGCCGCTCGGCGAACTCCCGGCGACATACGTCAAATGCCTGCTCGACGGCGACAAGCCGAGCCGCGACGTGGTCGAGCTGCTGACCGGCGAGCGCTGGCGGCTGGTCGAGATGGACACCGGCCACTGGCCGATGTTCTCCCAGCCGCGCGAGCTGGCGCGGATCCTGCTCGACGCGGCCACCCCGTAA
- a CDS encoding flavin monoamine oxidase family protein, with protein MPTDPHHSQPPADPRRPETPAGPHLSGPDHASLRPGHRRVPPQLVRTVREGLPDRQDAPKRVLIIGAGMAGLVAAYELMRQGHDPVVLEAQQRVGGRVHTLRGFAEGLYAEAGAMRIPRVHDLTLAYCREFGLGLRPFVMGNPKTLAFIQGRRMTMEDLNADPGLVDFELAEHERGRTYEELWEAATAEIRERYSSEGDAALDRLCADYDHHSIRSFLRERGFSPGAVELYGIMSFRESNLNAAVIEQFREIIGRAFEDMQEIVGGADRLPAAFYERLKDRVRFGHEVHAIEQDDHSVTLHVRTAAGRTTVTGDYAVCTVPFSVLRDIETRPAFTRRKQRAIRELNYNASTKILFQVRERFWERTDGIVGGTTVTDLPVRRICYPSHSDPDERRGVLLASYTWGQDALRWGAMSREKRIQQAVEDVAKVHPEIVDVFEFGVSHAWYEDPFAAGAFALFEPHQQSTLHEAIIQPEGRVHFAGEHCSLWHAWIEGALESGLRAAAAVHAGPA; from the coding sequence ATGCCCACCGATCCGCACCACTCTCAGCCGCCCGCCGATCCACGGCGCCCCGAGACGCCCGCCGGTCCGCACCTGTCCGGGCCCGACCACGCATCCCTCAGGCCGGGCCACCGGCGGGTCCCTCCGCAGCTGGTCAGAACGGTGCGGGAGGGCCTGCCCGACCGCCAGGACGCGCCGAAGCGGGTCCTGATCATCGGCGCCGGCATGGCGGGCCTGGTCGCGGCCTACGAGCTGATGCGCCAAGGGCACGACCCCGTCGTGCTGGAGGCGCAGCAGCGCGTCGGCGGGCGTGTCCACACTCTGCGCGGCTTCGCGGAGGGGCTGTACGCCGAGGCCGGGGCCATGCGCATCCCCCGGGTCCACGACCTGACGCTGGCCTACTGCCGCGAGTTCGGGCTGGGCCTGCGCCCCTTCGTCATGGGCAACCCCAAGACCCTCGCCTTCATCCAGGGCAGGCGCATGACGATGGAGGACCTCAACGCCGATCCCGGCCTGGTGGACTTCGAGCTGGCCGAGCACGAACGCGGCAGGACCTACGAGGAGCTGTGGGAGGCGGCCACCGCGGAGATCCGGGAGCGCTACTCGAGCGAGGGGGACGCCGCGCTCGACCGTCTCTGCGCCGACTACGACCACCACTCGATCCGCAGCTTCCTGCGGGAGCGGGGCTTCTCCCCGGGAGCCGTCGAGCTGTACGGGATCATGAGCTTCCGCGAGTCGAACCTCAACGCCGCGGTCATCGAGCAGTTCCGGGAGATCATCGGCCGGGCGTTCGAGGACATGCAGGAGATCGTCGGAGGGGCCGACCGGCTGCCCGCCGCCTTCTACGAGCGGCTCAAGGACCGCGTGCGCTTCGGCCACGAGGTGCACGCGATCGAGCAGGACGACCACTCGGTGACCCTGCACGTCAGGACCGCCGCCGGCCGTACCACCGTGACGGGCGACTACGCCGTGTGCACCGTGCCCTTCTCCGTGCTCCGTGACATCGAGACACGGCCGGCCTTCACCCGGCGCAAGCAGCGGGCGATCAGGGAGCTCAACTACAACGCCTCGACCAAGATCCTGTTTCAGGTGCGTGAGCGGTTCTGGGAGCGCACCGACGGGATCGTCGGCGGGACCACCGTGACGGACCTGCCCGTCCGCCGGATCTGCTACCCCTCCCACTCCGACCCGGACGAGCGCAGGGGCGTCCTGCTCGCCAGCTACACCTGGGGCCAGGACGCGCTGCGCTGGGGCGCGATGAGCAGGGAGAAGCGGATCCAGCAGGCCGTGGAGGACGTCGCGAAGGTCCATCCGGAGATCGTCGACGTCTTCGAGTTCGGGGTGAGCCACGCCTGGTACGAGGATCCCTTCGCGGCCGGCGCCTTCGCCCTCTTCGAGCCGCACCAGCAGTCCACCCTGCACGAGGCGATCATCCAGCCGGAGGGGCGCGTCCACTTCGCCGGCGAGCACTGCTCGCTCTGGCACGCCTGGATCGAGGGCGCGCTGGAGTCGGGGCTCCGCGCCGCCGCCGCCGTCCACGCGGGCCCCGCCTGA
- a CDS encoding TIGR03618 family F420-dependent PPOX class oxidoreductase, translating to MGKLNDDAKQLLGQPIHGWVTTVRPDGSLHSTVVWVDVDGDDVIFNTAVGRAKERHLRGNPQVSVSVLDPKDAFHLVSISGTAELELEGADEVIDGLAGKYLGVESYPYRQPGEQRITVRVKPDQVIYSPGS from the coding sequence GTGGGAAAGCTGAACGATGACGCCAAGCAACTGCTCGGCCAGCCGATTCACGGCTGGGTGACGACTGTCCGCCCGGACGGCTCGCTGCACAGCACGGTCGTCTGGGTGGACGTCGACGGGGACGACGTCATCTTCAACACGGCCGTCGGCCGCGCCAAGGAGCGTCACCTGCGCGGCAACCCGCAGGTGTCGGTGAGCGTCCTGGACCCCAAGGACGCCTTCCACCTGGTCAGCATCTCGGGCACCGCGGAGCTGGAGCTGGAGGGGGCCGACGAGGTCATCGACGGCCTGGCCGGCAAATATCTCGGGGTGGAGAGCTACCCCTACCGGCAGCCGGGTGAGCAGCGCATCACGGTGCGGGTGAAGCCGGACCAGGTGATCTACAGTCCGGGCAGCTGA
- a CDS encoding pyridoxamine 5'-phosphate oxidase family protein → MKDLGDGFRAFWRERHLCTLSTVRADGTPHVVPVGATLDVDSGIARVITSGGAHKVRHVRAAGGEGAAVALCQVDGRRWSTLEGRAVIREDPESVADAERRYAERYRQPRENPARVVIEIRVTRVLGNV, encoded by the coding sequence TTGAAGGATCTAGGAGACGGGTTCCGCGCCTTCTGGCGGGAGCGTCACCTGTGCACGCTGAGCACGGTGCGGGCCGACGGCACGCCGCACGTCGTCCCCGTGGGGGCGACGCTGGACGTCGACTCCGGGATCGCCAGAGTGATCACCTCCGGTGGCGCGCACAAGGTCCGCCACGTGCGCGCCGCCGGCGGCGAGGGCGCGGCGGTCGCGCTCTGCCAGGTGGACGGGCGGCGCTGGTCGACCCTGGAGGGACGTGCGGTGATCCGTGAGGACCCCGAGTCGGTCGCCGACGCCGAGCGCCGCTACGCCGAGCGTTACCGGCAGCCCCGCGAGAACCCGGCCCGGGTCGTGATCGAGATCCGCGTCACCCGGGTGCTGGGCAATGTCTGA
- the cbiE gene encoding precorrin-6y C5,15-methyltransferase (decarboxylating) subunit CbiE produces MSDLVTVVGIGADGWAGLSPAARRELHAAQVLMGSARQLALVPEPTAERVAWPSPLLPALPALIASHQGRRVCVLASGDPMFHGIGTTLVRLLGTDRVRVLPHPSSVSLACARLGWAVDQVEVVSVVARPVESVHTALHEGRRVLVLSSDGGTPARVAALLAARGYGGSPMTVLERLGAAEERVISGTAGGWSLPAAHDLNVVAVECRADAGTVPLPCVPGLPDGAFEHDGQLTKSEVRAVTLSRLAPVPGELLWDVGAGAGSIAIEWMRGHPANRAVAVESHPERAARISRNAAGLGVPGLSVVAGAAPAALAGLEPPDAVFIGGGVTVPGVVEGCWEALRPGGRLVANAVTVESEAVLASWYGELGGDLVRLAVSRAAPVGGFTGWRPMMPVTIWTAVRPAAVDAGR; encoded by the coding sequence ATGTCTGATCTCGTCACGGTCGTCGGCATCGGGGCGGACGGCTGGGCGGGCCTGTCCCCGGCGGCGCGGCGCGAGCTGCACGCCGCGCAGGTGCTGATGGGCAGCGCCCGGCAGCTCGCGCTGGTCCCCGAGCCGACCGCCGAGCGCGTCGCCTGGCCCTCGCCGCTGCTCCCGGCCCTGCCCGCGCTGATCGCCTCCCACCAGGGCCGCCGGGTGTGCGTGCTGGCCAGCGGCGACCCCATGTTCCACGGCATCGGCACGACGCTGGTCCGGCTGCTCGGCACCGACCGGGTCAGGGTGCTGCCGCACCCGTCGTCGGTCTCGCTGGCCTGCGCCAGGCTCGGCTGGGCCGTCGATCAGGTCGAGGTGGTCAGCGTGGTGGCGCGGCCGGTCGAGTCGGTGCACACCGCGCTCCACGAGGGCCGCCGGGTGCTGGTCCTCAGCTCCGACGGCGGCACCCCGGCCCGGGTCGCCGCGCTGCTGGCCGCACGCGGATACGGCGGGAGCCCGATGACGGTCCTGGAGCGGCTCGGCGCCGCCGAGGAGCGCGTGATCTCCGGTACGGCGGGCGGCTGGTCCCTGCCGGCGGCCCACGACCTCAACGTCGTGGCCGTGGAGTGCCGTGCCGACGCCGGGACCGTGCCCCTGCCCTGCGTCCCGGGCCTGCCGGACGGGGCGTTCGAGCACGACGGCCAGCTCACCAAGAGCGAGGTGCGCGCGGTGACCCTGTCCCGGCTCGCGCCCGTCCCCGGCGAACTGCTGTGGGACGTCGGCGCGGGAGCGGGCAGCATCGCGATCGAGTGGATGCGCGGCCACCCGGCCAACCGGGCGGTGGCGGTGGAGAGCCACCCCGAGCGGGCCGCGCGGATCTCCCGCAACGCCGCGGGGCTGGGCGTGCCCGGCCTGAGCGTGGTGGCCGGGGCGGCTCCGGCGGCGCTCGCCGGCCTGGAGCCGCCCGACGCCGTCTTCATCGGCGGCGGGGTGACCGTCCCTGGGGTGGTGGAGGGCTGCTGGGAGGCGCTGCGGCCCGGCGGCAGGCTGGTCGCCAACGCGGTGACCGTGGAGTCCGAGGCGGTCCTGGCCTCCTGGTACGGCGAGCTCGGCGGCGACCTGGTCCGGCTGGCCGTCAGCAGGGCCGCGCCGGTAGGCGGGTTCACGGGCTGGCGCCCCATGATGCCGGTGACGATCTGGACGGCGGTCAGGCCGGCCGCCGTGGACGCCGGGCGGTGA
- the cobM gene encoding precorrin-4 C(11)-methyltransferase, translating into MTVRFIGAGPGAVDLITLRGQRAVASSPVCLYAGSLVPAELLEWCPQGARLVDTAKMALDEIVAEMLAAHGAGHDVARLHSGDPSVFSAMAEQMRRLDAAGVPYEVVPGVPAFAAAAASLKRELTVPGVGQTVVLTRTSARATPMPDGEDLDTLGRSRATMVLHLAVQRVEAVAGELIPNYGADCPVAVVARASRYDEVILRGTLADIADRVRAAGVVRTAVIVVGRVLTASEFPDSHLYSAARCRD; encoded by the coding sequence ATGACGGTGCGGTTCATCGGGGCGGGCCCCGGCGCCGTCGACCTGATCACCCTGCGGGGACAGCGGGCGGTCGCGTCCTCGCCGGTGTGCCTGTACGCGGGGTCCCTGGTCCCGGCCGAGCTGCTGGAGTGGTGCCCGCAGGGGGCGCGGCTCGTGGACACCGCCAAGATGGCGCTGGATGAGATCGTGGCGGAGATGCTCGCCGCCCACGGGGCCGGTCACGACGTGGCCCGCCTGCACTCCGGCGACCCGTCGGTGTTCAGCGCGATGGCCGAGCAGATGCGGCGGCTGGACGCGGCCGGGGTGCCCTACGAGGTGGTCCCCGGCGTGCCCGCGTTCGCAGCGGCCGCCGCGTCGCTGAAGCGGGAGCTCACCGTGCCCGGGGTGGGCCAGACGGTGGTGCTGACCCGGACCTCGGCACGGGCCACCCCCATGCCCGACGGGGAGGACCTGGACACGCTCGGCCGCAGCCGGGCCACGATGGTCCTCCACCTGGCCGTGCAGCGCGTCGAGGCGGTCGCCGGAGAGCTGATCCCCAACTACGGCGCCGACTGCCCGGTGGCCGTGGTGGCCCGGGCCAGCCGGTACGACGAGGTGATCCTGCGCGGAACCCTGGCCGACATCGCCGACCGGGTCCGTGCCGCGGGGGTCGTCCGCACCGCGGTGATCGTGGTCGGCCGGGTGCTGACCGCCTCGGAGTTCCCCGACAGCCACCTCTACTCGGCGGCCCGCTGCCGTGACTGA
- a CDS encoding cobalt-precorrin-5B (C(1))-methyltransferase has translation MSTPLRHGWTTGACATAATTAAYTALLTGDFPDPVEIALPKGQRPAFALAREGLAGGAAMAAVVKDAGDDPDVTHGALISSTVRPGAPGTGVVFAAGPGVGTVTKPGLPLEVGEPAINPVPRRMMREHVAAVAARHGGTGDVVVEISVEHGEELARKTWNPRLGILGGLSILGTTGIVVPYSCSAWIDSIRRGVDVARAAGRRHVAGCTGSTSERVAAELYGLPEDALLDMGDFAGAVLKYLRRHPVPRLTIAGGIGKLSKLADGHLDLHSGRSQVNPGMLAEIVRSAGGGEALAGRVLTANTALHALRLCQEAGLPLGDLVAERARLTAAGVLREAPVTVDVVVIDRAGVIVGRAG, from the coding sequence GTGAGCACGCCGCTACGCCACGGATGGACCACCGGCGCGTGCGCGACCGCGGCCACCACCGCCGCCTACACCGCGCTGCTGACCGGCGACTTCCCCGACCCCGTGGAGATCGCGCTGCCCAAGGGGCAGCGCCCGGCGTTCGCGCTGGCCAGGGAGGGGCTGGCGGGCGGCGCGGCCATGGCCGCGGTGGTCAAGGACGCCGGTGACGATCCCGACGTGACGCACGGCGCGCTGATCTCCTCGACGGTACGGCCCGGCGCCCCCGGCACCGGCGTGGTGTTCGCGGCGGGACCCGGGGTCGGCACCGTCACCAAACCGGGGCTCCCGCTGGAGGTAGGCGAACCGGCGATCAACCCGGTCCCCCGGCGGATGATGCGCGAGCACGTCGCCGCGGTGGCCGCCCGGCACGGCGGGACCGGTGACGTGGTCGTGGAGATCTCGGTGGAGCACGGCGAGGAGCTGGCCAGGAAGACCTGGAACCCCCGGCTGGGGATCCTGGGCGGGCTGTCCATCCTGGGCACGACCGGCATCGTGGTGCCGTACTCGTGCTCGGCCTGGATCGACAGCATCCGGCGCGGCGTCGACGTGGCCAGGGCGGCGGGCCGCCGGCACGTCGCCGGATGCACCGGGAGCACCTCGGAGAGGGTCGCGGCCGAGCTGTACGGGCTGCCGGAGGACGCGCTGCTCGACATGGGCGACTTCGCGGGAGCCGTGCTGAAGTATCTGCGCAGGCATCCCGTGCCCCGGCTGACCATCGCCGGGGGCATCGGCAAGCTCTCCAAACTCGCCGACGGCCATCTGGACCTCCACTCGGGCCGCTCGCAGGTCAACCCGGGCATGCTCGCCGAGATCGTCCGCTCGGCGGGCGGGGGCGAGGCGCTGGCCGGGCGGGTGCTGACGGCCAACACGGCCCTGCACGCGCTCCGGCTCTGCCAGGAGGCGGGCCTGCCGCTGGGCGACCTGGTCGCCGAGCGCGCCCGGCTGACAGCCGCCGGTGTGCTGCGCGAGGCACCGGTGACGGTGGACGTGGTCGTCATCGACCGCGCCGGCGTGATCGTCGGCCGCGCCGGCTGA
- a CDS encoding cobalt-precorrin-6A reductase, whose protein sequence is MNILVLGGTDEARRLAAALAGRAGTHVVSSLAGRVRDPRLPVGEVHEGGFGGPGGLEAWIGERRIDVVVDATHPFAARMTASAVEATGRAGVPLLTLRRPGWQAGPGDDWRWVPSLAAAAELLPELGERVFLTTGRRSLPVFAGLDGLWFLARSVDPPEPPAPRRMEVLLSRGPFTVEGELALMRAHRVDVLVTKDSGGEMTTAKLLAARELGLPVVIVRRPPPPGGVPAAETVEAALAWLESAAGRAGHAG, encoded by the coding sequence CTGAACATCCTCGTGCTGGGCGGCACCGACGAGGCCAGGCGGCTGGCCGCCGCGCTCGCCGGACGCGCCGGGACGCATGTGGTGTCCTCCCTGGCGGGACGGGTGCGCGACCCCAGGCTGCCGGTGGGCGAAGTGCACGAGGGCGGCTTCGGCGGCCCCGGCGGGCTGGAGGCGTGGATCGGCGAGCGCCGGATCGACGTCGTCGTGGACGCCACGCACCCCTTCGCCGCCCGGATGACCGCCTCGGCGGTCGAGGCGACCGGCCGGGCCGGGGTGCCGCTGCTGACCCTGCGGCGGCCGGGCTGGCAGGCGGGCCCCGGCGACGACTGGCGCTGGGTGCCGTCGCTCGCCGCGGCCGCCGAGCTGCTGCCCGAGCTGGGGGAGCGGGTGTTCCTGACCACCGGGCGCCGGAGCCTGCCGGTCTTCGCCGGCCTCGACGGCCTGTGGTTCCTGGCCCGTTCGGTGGACCCGCCGGAGCCGCCCGCCCCGCGCCGCATGGAGGTGCTGCTCAGCCGCGGCCCGTTCACCGTGGAGGGCGAGCTGGCCCTCATGCGCGCCCACCGGGTGGACGTGCTGGTCACCAAGGACAGCGGCGGCGAGATGACCACGGCCAAGCTGCTCGCCGCCCGGGAGCTCGGGCTCCCGGTCGTGATCGTACGGCGGCCGCCGCCTCCCGGGGGCGTCCCCGCCGCGGAGACGGTGGAGGCGGCGCTCGCCTGGCTGGAGAGCGCGGCGGGTCGCGCCGGTCACGCCGGGTAA
- a CDS encoding precorrin-2 C(20)-methyltransferase — translation MNDMVTGRLWGVGLGPGDPELVTVKAARLLGEADVIAFHSARHGRSIARSVAAPYLRAGQIEEALIYPLTTETTDHPGGYQGAIDDFYADCALRLAAHLDAGRDVVVLCEGDPLFYGSYMHMHKRLSHRYVTEVVPGVTSVSGAAAVLGRPLVERDETLTVLPGTLPAEVLAERLAATDSAAVLKLGRTFTKVRDALTRAGRLDEAWYVERATTGGQRLAPLAEVDPDSVPYFSLALIPSPVNAAQAGPVRQAEPAAPAGGPGEVVVVGLGPAGRPWLTPEAQDALAVADELVGYGPYLDRVPPNPRQRRHPTDNRVEAERAAHALELAAAGSRVAVVSSGDPGVFAMASAVLEVACEPRYADVPVRVLPGLTAAHAVASRAGAPLGHDYCVLSLSDLLKPWEVVAGRITAAAKADLVLAIYNPASKSRTWQVAAARDLLLEHRAAQTPVVIGRDVGGAGESVTVTTLADLDPAMVDMRCLLLVGSSTTRVAERGDGGRVVFTPRRYPA, via the coding sequence ATGAACGACATGGTGACCGGACGGCTCTGGGGTGTGGGACTCGGACCCGGGGATCCGGAGCTGGTGACCGTCAAGGCCGCCCGCCTCCTCGGCGAGGCCGACGTGATCGCCTTCCACAGCGCCCGCCACGGCCGGAGCATCGCCCGCTCGGTGGCCGCGCCGTACCTGCGCGCGGGCCAGATCGAGGAAGCGCTGATCTACCCGCTCACCACGGAGACCACCGACCATCCCGGCGGCTACCAGGGCGCCATCGACGACTTCTACGCCGACTGCGCGCTGCGGCTGGCCGCCCACCTGGACGCCGGCCGTGACGTGGTGGTGCTGTGCGAGGGCGACCCGCTCTTCTACGGCTCCTACATGCACATGCACAAGCGTCTGTCCCACCGCTACGTCACCGAGGTGGTCCCCGGTGTGACCTCCGTGAGCGGCGCCGCCGCGGTCCTCGGACGGCCGCTGGTCGAGCGGGACGAGACGCTGACCGTGCTGCCCGGGACGCTCCCCGCCGAGGTCCTCGCCGAGCGCCTGGCCGCCACCGACTCGGCCGCGGTCCTCAAGCTCGGCCGGACCTTCACCAAGGTGCGCGACGCGCTGACCCGGGCCGGCCGCCTCGACGAGGCCTGGTACGTGGAACGCGCCACCACCGGCGGCCAGCGCCTGGCCCCGCTCGCCGAGGTGGACCCGGACAGCGTGCCGTACTTCTCGCTGGCGCTGATCCCGAGCCCGGTCAACGCGGCGCAGGCCGGGCCGGTGCGGCAGGCGGAGCCCGCGGCCCCGGCCGGCGGCCCCGGTGAGGTGGTCGTGGTCGGCCTCGGCCCGGCCGGCCGGCCGTGGCTGACCCCGGAGGCGCAGGACGCCCTGGCCGTGGCCGACGAGCTCGTCGGCTACGGCCCCTACCTGGACCGGGTCCCGCCGAACCCGCGTCAGCGCCGCCACCCCACGGACAACCGGGTGGAGGCCGAGCGGGCCGCGCACGCGCTGGAGCTGGCCGCGGCCGGATCCCGGGTGGCCGTGGTCTCCTCGGGCGACCCGGGGGTGTTCGCGATGGCCAGCGCGGTGCTGGAGGTGGCCTGCGAGCCCCGGTACGCGGACGTCCCGGTGCGGGTGCTGCCGGGCCTGACCGCCGCGCACGCGGTGGCGAGCCGGGCGGGCGCGCCGCTCGGCCACGACTACTGCGTGCTGTCGCTGTCGGACCTGCTCAAGCCATGGGAGGTCGTCGCCGGGCGGATCACCGCCGCCGCGAAGGCCGACCTGGTCCTGGCGATCTACAACCCCGCGTCCAAGAGCCGCACCTGGCAGGTGGCCGCCGCGCGGGACCTGCTGCTGGAACACCGCGCGGCGCAGACACCCGTGGTCATCGGCCGTGACGTCGGCGGGGCCGGGGAGAGCGTGACCGTCACCACGCTCGCCGACCTCGACCCGGCCATGGTCGACATGCGCTGCCTGCTGCTGGTGGGGTCCTCCACCACCCGGGTGGCCGAGCGGGGCGACGGCGGCCGGGTGGTGTTCACCCCCCGCCGTTACCCGGCGTGA
- a CDS encoding precorrin-8X methylmutase: MTDYVRDGAEIYRRSFATIRAETDLSGLPPDVAQVAVRMIHACGMVDLVADLGWSPGVVASARAALRAGAPVLCDAMMVASGVTRRRLPAGNEVICTLGEPGVPELAARLGTTRSAAALELWRDRLEGSVVAIGNAPTALFRLLEMVEEGAGRPAAVLGIPVGFIGAAESKQALAEHPAGLEHLVVHGRRGGSAMTAAAVNAIASEDE; the protein is encoded by the coding sequence GTGACCGACTACGTCCGCGACGGCGCGGAGATCTACCGCCGCTCCTTCGCCACCATCCGCGCCGAGACGGATCTGAGCGGCCTGCCCCCGGACGTCGCCCAGGTGGCGGTCCGGATGATCCACGCCTGCGGGATGGTCGACCTGGTCGCCGACCTCGGCTGGTCGCCCGGCGTCGTGGCGTCGGCGCGCGCGGCCCTGCGGGCGGGCGCGCCGGTGCTGTGCGACGCGATGATGGTCGCCTCCGGGGTGACCCGCCGCCGCCTGCCCGCCGGCAACGAGGTGATCTGCACGCTGGGCGAGCCGGGCGTGCCGGAGCTCGCCGCACGGCTGGGCACCACCCGCAGCGCCGCCGCGCTGGAGCTGTGGCGCGACCGGCTGGAGGGCTCCGTGGTCGCGATCGGGAACGCGCCGACCGCGCTGTTCCGGCTGCTGGAGATGGTCGAGGAGGGCGCCGGCCGGCCGGCCGCCGTGCTCGGGATCCCGGTCGGCTTCATCGGCGCCGCCGAGTCCAAGCAGGCCCTCGCCGAGCACCCGGCGGGTCTGGAACACCTGGTCGTGCACGGCCGCCGGGGTGGGAGTGCGATGACCGCGGCCGCGGTCAACGCGATCGCGAGTGAGGACGAATGA